TGCATCTTGGGCCCCAGGACCACCAGGCTCAGGGCGGGGAAGGAGACGTCGGTGGCGATGACCTCGCCCCTCGGAGGAAGGCCTTCTCTGATACGCACAGGCTGGTGTCCCAGACATGTCAAAGCTGATACGTCTCCAAGCCCTCCTCCGCCTCTTATCTCGGCGATATGGGCGGCCTCATAGGCCCTCTCGGATGATGCTCCGACGATGTTCGCAACGCACAATGCTACCGCGATCGCTCCTGCCGCACTCATGCCGAAACCCTCCCCGCAGGGGAGTTCGTTGCGGATGTTCACCTCGAAGCAGCGGCCGGGCGCCAGTTCCTCCAGGACCAGACGGGTGACCGGGAGTTCCGCTTCCTCTCCATCCATGACGAACCTGGTCACCGAGGATTCCCTGACCTCGGCATGGGTTCCCCTTGAGATCCTGATTCCCGCACCGAGCGAGCCCCGAGCCAATATGTCCCCGCCGGCGGAACCGGCGGGACTGAAGAAACAGGTTATGTGTCCGGGGCAGAAGGCGGATACCATGTTCACAGCTTCTCTGACACGTAATTGAGAATAATCTCGGAGATGGCTGGCTTGCTGCC
The sequence above is a segment of the methanogenic archaeon ISO4-H5 genome. Coding sequences within it:
- a CDS encoding GHMP kinase yields the protein MVSAFCPGHITCFFSPAGSAGGDILARGSLGAGIRISRGTHAEVRESSVTRFVMDGEEAELPVTRLVLEELAPGRCFEVNIRNELPCGEGFGMSAAGAIAVALCVANIVGASSERAYEAAHIAEIRGGGGLGDVSALTCLGHQPVRIREGLPPRGEVIATDVSFPALSLVVLGPKMHTGDTLSDPAVRNRISEAGCTALSDYLKSPSEFSLYSLSNSFSDACGVESKEVSAALSVLHDAGYPAAMCMLGNSIFTDAPTDVIRDLLGEDAGIYVCDSTDQPAEITRKA